In Triticum aestivum cultivar Chinese Spring chromosome 5B, IWGSC CS RefSeq v2.1, whole genome shotgun sequence, the following proteins share a genomic window:
- the LOC123115940 gene encoding phosphatidylinositol 4-phosphate 5-kinase 6, with product MASTGKKMNQIPAPAGRLWEASIRKLTTIRRGASAFPAAVAGVDGMVDPAGTLTVTSSSTVYQYSGSEDADGAAAEEAEEEEAGSSLGEPSHSEQLLDSGDFYQGDLRGDLPHGTGKFLWTDGSMYEGAWRCGRAAGRGKFSWPSGATYEGDLAGGYMHGQGTYIGEFGDTFAGLWANNLRHGRGTQAYANGDVYDGHWRDGLQDGHGRYIWRHGHEYIGTWKAGEMHGCGTVIWSEGDRYDGSWEDAKPMGQGTFRWADGGMYIGTWCQESGVTHAKGVYYPPSGGPAVPVPREPRDAITKLLEELEVTEGKTVSLLPSQKILTWPGVEAVLKKPVWRPPEVSADQGRVSVSSVRRRSSVSDLDSLTAGEDGVEDASTRADRAWSRTLSCIRAPPRPGKKQGETISKGHRNYELMLNLQLGIRHAVGRQSAPTSLDLKSSAFDPKEKVWTRFPPEGSKHTPPHQSCDFRWKDYCPLVFRTLRKLFDVDPADYMISICGDDALLELSSPGKSGSFFYLTNDDKYMIKTMKKAEVKVLLRMLPAYYKHVRNYDNTLITKFFGLHCVKITGGIQKKVRFVIMGNLFCSRYSIHRRFDLKGSSLGRMTDKPLDQIDETTTLKDLDLNFIFRLAGSWFQEFCRQVDRDCELLEQERIMDYSLLVGVHFKDRCKDSGNADNGTPTTTDEDSEQKRKAQEKLGISMPSRVENIVRNPESESLLIGEPTGEFQDVILFFGIIDILQDYDISKKLEHAYKSMQYDPNSISAVDPKQYCKRFRDFIFRAFAEDVQ from the exons ATGGCGTCGACGGGGAAGAAGATGAACCAGATCCCTGCGCCGGCCGGCCGCCTCTGGGAGGCCAGCATCCGCAAGCTCACCACCATCCGCCGCGGCGCTTCGGCCtttcccgccgccgtcgccggcgtcgACGGCATGGTTGACCCTGCTGGAACCCTCACCGTCACCTCCTCCAGCACCGTCTACCAGTACAGCGGCAGCGAGGACGCCGACGGTGCAGCCGCCGAggaggctgaggaggaggaggcggggtccTCGCTCGGGGAGCCCAGCCACTCGGAGCAGCTGCTCGACAGCGGGGACTTTTACCAGGGCGACCTGCGCGGGGACCTCCCGCACGGCACCGGCAAGTTCCTCTGGACGGACGGCAGCATGTATGAGGGCGCCTGGCGTTGCGGCCGCGCAGCCGGCCGCGGCAAGTTCTCCTGGCCCTCGGGCGCTACCTACGAGGGCGACCTCGCCGGCGGCTACATGCACGGCCAGGGCACCTACATTGGCGAGTTCGGGGACACCTTCGCCGGGCTCTGGGCCAACAACCTCCGCCACGGCCGCGGCACGCAGGCCTACGCCAACGGCGACGTCTACGACGGCCACTGGCGCGACGGCCTGCAGGACGGTCACGGCCGGTACATCTGGCGCCACGGCCACGAGTACATCGGCACCTGGAAGGCCGGCGAGATGCACGGCTGCGGAACCGTGATCTGGTCAGAAGGCGACCGCTACGACGGCTCCTGGGAGGACGCCAAGCCCATGGGCCAGGGCACGTTCCGGTGGGCCGACGGCGGCATGTACATCGGCACCTGGTGCCAGGAGTCCGGCGTCACGCACGCCAAGGGCGTTTACTACCCGCCGTCTGGAGGCCCCGCGGTGCCCGTGCCCCGGGAGCCCCGCGACGCCATCACCAAGTTGCTGGAGGAGCTGGAGGTTACCGAGGGAAAGACGGTGTCTCTGCTGCCATCGCAGAAGATCCTGACATGGCCCGGGGTGGAGGCCGTGCTGAAGAAGCCTGTGTGGCGGCCGCCGGAGGTCAGCGCCGACCAAGGGAGGGTGTCGGTGTCGAGCGTGCGCCGGAGAAGCAGCGTGTCGGACCTCGACAGTCTCACAGCGGGGGAGGACGGCGTCGAGGATGCCAGCACTCGGGCAGACCGGGCATGGTCGCGGACGCTCTCGTGCATTCGCGCGCCGCCAAGGCCGGGGAAGAAGCAGGGGGAGACCATATCAAAGGGGCACAGGAACTACGAGCTCATGCTCAACTTGCAGCTCGGCATCAG GCATGCTGTGGGAAGGCAATCAGCGCCGACATCACTGGATCTCAAATCATCAGCATTTGATCCCAAAGAGAAGGTGTGGACAAGGTTTCCTCCCGAAGGATCCAAGCACACGCCGCCTCACCAATCGTGTGATTTCCGGTGGAAGGACTACTGCCCGTTGGTTTTCAG GACATTGCGCAAGCTCTTCGACGTCGACCCCGCGGATTACATGATCTCGATATGCGGGGATGATGCGCTCCTGGAGCTCTCATCACCCGGCAAAAGTGGAAGCTTCTTCTACCTCACCAACGACGACAAGTACATGATCAAAACAATGAAGAAAGCAGAGGTCAAG GTGCTTCTTAGGATGCTTCCGGCCTATTATAAACACGTCcgcaattacgacaacactctaaTAACAAAGTTCTTTGGCCTGCACTGTGTTAAAATCACAGGGGGCATTCAGAAAAAG GTTCGGTTCGTGATAATGGGGAACCTTTTCTGCTCTCGCTATTCAATCCATCGGCGTTTTGACTTGAAAGGATCTTCGCTTGGGCGCATGACAGACAAGCCCCTTGATCAGATTGACGAAACCACCACGCTCAAGGATCTTGATCTCAATTTCATTTTCCGGTTAGCAGGATCCTGGTTCCAGGAATTCTGCAG GCAAGTGGACAGAGATTGCGAGTTGCTGGAGCAGGAGCGGATCATGGATTACAGTCTTTTGGTCGGCGTTCATTTCAAGGATCGGTGCAAAG ACAGCGGCAATGCTGACAATGGCACACCTACTACCACGGATGAAGATTCTGAGCAAAAAAG AAAAGCACAAGAAAAACTAGGCATTAGCATGCCCTCAAGGGTGGAGAACATAGTGAGAAATCCTGAAAGTGAATCCCTGCTCATCGGCGAGCCCACGGGTGAATTCCAGGATGTGATCCTCTTCTTCGGGATCATCGACATCCTGCAAGACTACGATATCAGCAAGAAGCTCGAGCATGCCTACAAATCCATGCAGTACGATCCCAACTCCATATCCGCGGTCGACCCGAAGCAGTACTGCAAGCGATTCCGAGACTTCATTTTCAGGGCTTTCGCGGAGGATGTACAGTAG
- the LOC123111214 gene encoding uncharacterized protein produces MAAPAALDVSLERVATAPAVPRPGIGVDSATAEAEFLWELRKYVLLLATLAASVTYSAGLSPPGGFWPDNGADGGARLAGDPVLLVTYPRRYKAFFYCNATAFVASLVIVNLLLVRSLGHRRRWLRALQAAMLLDQFGLMGAYAAGSCRDAAMSAYVFVLVALVGCYVSAHVLVFVLFAPTARGDKVTPADRVERARKYLLIFATLAATITYQAGVSTPGGFWPGSQDSDHLAGDPMLRVQHPSRFMVFFYSNTTAFVASLVVVMLLMSNTVTQHGFRSCALWVCTGAAMVGLMGAFASGSCRSLKTSMYVVALVAAVLLYIAIQALVFLCEPVKNLIHDWQQALDRYLNKFERLDLEQQNQQQSRASEHGNDDAYQILRKSRMYLLLLGILAASVTYQAGLNPPGGFWQGDAAADSRHHYLAGDPILHITYPRRYLAFFYCNATAFVASLVILILLLSNILSTQGIKYCALQVAMILDLFGLIGAYAAGSCRQVSKSVYVSLLVVPVFLYVGIHVVVFMLEVWPARPAWIQALSEKMEQCAPSWLKELFEHPEQGEEEADVERTLEKRRKLLLLLAILAASLTYQAGMGPPGGFWQESKLGHVAGDPVLNDNYPRRYVAFFYCNATAFVASLAVIMLLVNRKLSARGIRSYALRVCVILDLVGLMGAFAAGSCRKVSTSIYVLVLTFAVLLCIALQVTLVLSETARGLAKRLLSKLGAVEDQAGGDGRHDTAVAAGGTRDLWDEKLPKYLLLLAALAAAVTYQAAMSPPGGLWGDVVSTGHIAGDPVLASNYPRRYKAFFYCNATSFMASLVIMVLLLIKRVSDTPPALLALHAAMILDLFGLMGAYAAGSCRRVRTSAYVLALVVGVSAYIAVLVVASIGIAGRLRSAMDWLTEQVTRCFSVHDM; encoded by the coding sequence ATGGCGGCGCCTGCTGCTCTTGACGTTAGCCTCGAGAGGGTAGCTACGGCACCGGCCGTTCCACGACCCGGCATCGGCGTCGACAGTGCCACCGCGGAGGCGGAGTTCCTCTGGGAGCTGCGCAAGTACGTGCTGCTCCTCGCCACGCTCGCGGCCTCCGTCACCTACTCCGCGGGGCTGAGTCCGCCAGGCGGGTTTTGGCCCGACAACGGCGCCGACGGAGGCGCGCGTCTCGCCGGCGACCCGGTGCTCCTCGTCACCTACCCGCGCCGATACAAGGCCTTCTTCTACTGCAACGCCACCGCCTTCGTCGCCTCCCTCGTCATCGTCAACCTCCTGCTCGTCCGCTCGCTCGGCCACCGCCGGCGGTGGCTGCGCGCGCTCCAGGCCGCCATGCTGCTCGACCAGTTCGGTCTCATGGGGGCCTACGCCGCGGGCAGCTGCAGGGACGCGGCCATGTCCGCCTACGTCTTCGTTCTCGTCGCCTTGGTTGGCTGCTACGTCTCCGCCCACGTCCTCGTCTTCGTGCTCTTCGCCCCGACAGCGCGCGGCGACAAGGTCACGCCGGCCGACAGAGTGGAGCGCGCGCGCAAGTACCTGCTCATCTTCGCGACGCTGGCGGCGACCATCACGTACCAGGCCGGTGTCAGCACGCCGGGCGGGTTCTGGCCGGGCAGCCAGGACAGCGACCACCTGGCCGGCGACCCCATGCTCCGCGTCCAGCACCCGTCCCGCTTCATGGTCTTCTTCTACTCCAACACCACCGCGTTTGTCGCGTCGCTGGTCGTCGTCATGCTGCTCATGAGCAACACCGTGACGCAGCACGGGTTCCGGTCATGCGCACTCTGGGTGTGCACGGGCGCGGCCATGGTGGGGCTCATGGGCGCCTTCGCCTCCGGGAGCTGCCGGAGCCTCAAGACCTCCATGTACGTCGTCGCGCTGGTGGCCGCCGTTCTCCTCTACATCGCCATTCAGGCACTCGTCTTCTTGTGCGAGCCCGTGAAGAATTTGATCCACGACTGGCAACAAGCACTTGACAGGTACCTCAACAAATTTGAGAGATTGGACTTGGAGCAGCAAAATCAGCAGCAAAGCAGAGCATCCGAGCACGGCAATGACGACGCGTACCAGATTCTGAGGAAGTCGCGGATGTATCTGCTGCTCCTCGGGATTCTTGCGGCGAGCGTCACATACCAAGCCGGACTGAACCCGCCGGGCGGCTTCTGGCAAGGCGATGCAGCCGCCGACAGTCGCCACCACTACCTCGCCGGCGACCCGATCCTCCACATCACGTATCCCCGGCGATACCTGGCCTTCTTCTACTGCAATGCTACCGCCTTCGTCGCGTCGCTCGTCATCCTCATACTCCTGCTGAGCAACATACTCAGCACCCAGGGGATCAAGTACTGCGCGTTGCAGGTCGCCATGATCCTGGACCTGTTTGGCCTGATCGGCGCCTACGCCGCCGGGAGCTGCCGGCAAGTGTCCAAATCCGTGTACGTCTCCCTGCTCGTCGTTCCGGTGTTCCTCTACGTCGGCATCCACGTCGTGGTCTTCATGTTAGAAGTGTGGCCGGCTCGCCCGGCATGGATCCAAGCGTTGAGTGAGAAGATGGAGCAGTGCGCACCCAGCTGGCTCAAGGAGCTGTTCGAGCACCCCgagcagggggaggaggaggcggacgtcGAACGGACACTGGAGAAGAGGCGGAAGCTTCTGCTGCTTCTTGCAATCCTTGCGGCGAGCCTCACCTACCAAGCTGGCATGGGCCCGCCGGGCGGCTTCTGGCAAGAGAGCAAGCTCGGCCATGTCGCCGGCGACCCGGTGCTCAACGACAACTACCCGCGCCGCTACGTGGCCTTCTTCTACTGCAACGCGACGGCCTTCGTCGCGTCCCTTGCCGTCATCATGCTGCTGGTGAACAGGAAGCTCTCGGCGAGAGGGATACGGTCTTACGCACTGCGGGTGTGCGTGATCCTCGACCTCGTCGGCCTCATGGGCGCCTTCGCCGCCGGCAGCTGCCGGAAGGTGTCGACCTCGATCTACGTCCTCGTTCTGACATTCGCAGTTCTACTCTGCATCGCTCTCCAGGTCACGCTGGTCTTGTCGGAGACAGCGCGAGGACTTGCGAAGAGGCTCCTGTCAAAGCTCGGCGCGGTCGAAGACCAAGCCGGAGGCGACGGGCGGCATGACACGGCCGTCGCCGCCGGAGGGACGCGTGATCTCTGGGACGAGAAGCTGCCCAAATACCTGCTGCTGCTCGCGGCGCTCGCTGCCGCCGTCACGTACCAGGCCGCGATGAGCCCGCCGGGCGGCCTCTGGGGCGACGTCGTCTCGACCGGCCACATCGCCGGCGATCCGGTTCTCGCGAGCAACTACCCCCGCCGGTACAAGGCCTTCTTCTACTGCAACGCGACGTCCTTCATGGCGTCCCTGGTGATCATGGTCCTCCTGCTGATCAAGAGGGTGAGCGACACCCCGCCGGCGCTCTTGGCGCTGCACGCCGCCATGATCCTGGACCTGTTTGGACTCATGGGTGCATACGCCGCTGGGAGCTGCAGGAGGGTGAGGACGTCTGCCTACGTCCTGGCGCTGGTCGTCGGGGTCTCGGCGTACATTGCTGTGCTCGTCGTGGCATCCATCGGCATAGCGGGCCGACTGAGAAGCGCAATGGACTGGCTGACGGAGCAAGTGACACGGTGCTTCTCCGTGCATGATATGTAG